A genomic segment from Fusarium fujikuroi IMI 58289 draft genome, chromosome FFUJ_chr04 encodes:
- a CDS encoding related to VanZ domain protein, producing the protein MEESSTLSFPPTACLTYYYYYYYYLVKALKPSLLRTTNYYNLSGFAHKRTAICSERGATFGERSTLIRNWKLEGSVRLIKLNPSHWTPHDANTAPGCSLPGVFLLLLLIAAYAGLTSIQLGQYVNDKALHFTTFFALTVVFYWVVDTSRRRVMNMTLVVCTIVLGVGSEFVQSFLDNGREFDLYDIIANVIGSLLGVGLCSWYHKRMLERKRRRRYSAVPGEEQGDVELGEGHESGVMEGSSRSQTLEEEVDNWDENEIDDDWDEDETHEASTNTKTLETNADNAMVM; encoded by the exons ATGGAGGAGAGCTCCACGCTTTCATTTCCTCCAACTGCCTGCCTTacctactactactactactactactacttGGTCAAAGCTCTGAAACCTAGTCTTCTACGTACAACGAATTATTACAACTTGTCAGGCTTTGCTCATAAAAGAACAGCCATTTGTTCCGAACGAGGCGCTACGTTTGGAGAACGGAGCACTCTTATACGAAATTGGAAGTTAGAAGGCTCTGTTAGActtatcaagctcaacccCAGCCACTGGACTCCTCATGATGCGAATACGGCTCCCGGTTGCAG CTTGCCAGGCGTCTTCCTGCTCCTACTCCTCATTGCCGCCTACGCTGGATTGACTTCAATACAACTTGGTCAATATGTCAACGACAAGGCGTTGCACTTCACCACCTTCTTTGCGCTTACCGTTGTGTTTTACTGGGTTGTCGATACGAGTCGAAGACGTGTTATGAATATGACTTTGGTCGTTTGCACAATCGTTCTTGGTGTCGGTTCCGAATTCGTCCAAAGCTTCCTCGATAATGGTCGGGAGTTTGATCTATACGACATTATTGCAAATGTGATAGGAAGTTTATTAGGTGTTGGCCTTTGCTCGTGGTACCACAAGCGTATGCTTGAGCGCAAGCGACGTAGACGTTACAGTGCTGTTCCTGGCGAAGAGCagggtgatgttgagcttggagaaggCCACGAGTCAGGCGTCATGGAAGGGAGCAGCCGCTCTCAAACATTGGAAGAGGAGGTGGACAACTGGGACGAGAACGAGATCGATGATGACTGGGACGAGGACGAAACACATGAGGCTtcaaccaacaccaagacgtTGGAAACTAACGCGGACAATG CTATGGTCATGTAG